The proteins below come from a single Candidatus Tanganyikabacteria bacterium genomic window:
- the queF gene encoding NADPH-dependent 7-cyano-7-deazaguanine reductase QueF — MPKAPSRAVLEAFGNPHPDRDYLISFACAEFTCVCPITGQPDFAEIRIAYVPDARCVELKSLKFYFYGFRNEGAFHEAVTNRIADDLAALLAPRALEVIGDFSLRGGIKTVVTVAHGDRALLARLRA, encoded by the coding sequence GTGCCCAAGGCACCCAGCCGCGCCGTCCTGGAGGCATTCGGCAATCCCCATCCCGACCGGGACTACCTGATCTCGTTCGCGTGCGCGGAGTTCACGTGCGTCTGTCCCATCACGGGCCAGCCCGACTTCGCCGAGATCCGCATCGCGTACGTCCCTGACGCCAGATGCGTGGAGCTCAAGTCGCTCAAGTTCTATTTCTACGGCTTCCGCAACGAGGGAGCCTTCCATGAGGCCGTCACCAACCGGATCGCGGACGACCTGGCGGCCCTGCTCGCGCCGCGCGCGCTCGAGGTGATCGGCGACTTCTCCCTCCGGGGCGGCATCAAGACGGTCGTGACGGTCGCCCATGGGGACCGGGCGCTCCTCGCGCGCCTGCGAGCCTGA
- a CDS encoding carbohydrate ABC transporter permease — MPDLRKVAAYTALTLGALACAFPFALLLSTSIMTYQQSVTYPPEFIPRPATFENYVRAFTSSSLLTYFGNSVLIALLTVAGQLATGAMAGYAFARLRFPGRNVLFFAILTTMMVPVQVNLVPLFAMMARIGWVDTYWALIVPDLAGAFGVFLFRQWFLNLPQELEDAARLDGCNPWQFFWRVALPTALPAVATLGIFQFLASWNTFMWPLVVTNSDALFTLPVGLAKFQNQMAETTNWPLLMAATAVAVLPAIAVFIALQRFFLRGLMEGAVKG, encoded by the coding sequence ATGCCCGACCTCCGCAAGGTTGCCGCCTACACGGCCCTGACGCTGGGCGCCTTAGCCTGCGCCTTCCCGTTCGCCCTGCTGCTCTCCACGTCGATCATGACCTACCAGCAGAGCGTCACGTATCCGCCCGAGTTCATCCCCCGGCCGGCCACCTTCGAGAATTACGTGCGGGCGTTCACCTCCAGTTCGCTGCTCACGTATTTCGGCAACAGCGTGCTGATCGCCCTCCTGACCGTGGCCGGGCAACTCGCGACCGGGGCGATGGCCGGCTACGCATTCGCCCGCCTGCGCTTCCCGGGCCGCAACGTGCTCTTCTTCGCCATCCTGACGACGATGATGGTGCCGGTGCAGGTCAACCTGGTGCCGCTGTTCGCGATGATGGCTCGCATCGGCTGGGTGGACACCTACTGGGCGCTCATCGTGCCCGATCTGGCCGGCGCCTTCGGCGTCTTCCTGTTCAGGCAATGGTTCCTCAACCTGCCGCAGGAACTCGAGGACGCCGCCCGTCTCGACGGCTGCAACCCGTGGCAATTCTTCTGGCGCGTGGCCCTGCCCACGGCCCTGCCGGCGGTGGCCACGCTGGGCATCTTCCAGTTCCTGGCGTCCTGGAACACCTTCATGTGGCCGCTGGTCGTGACCAACTCCGACGCCCTGTTCACGCTGCCCGTGGGCCTGGCCAAGTTCCAGAACCAGATGGCCGAGACCACCAACTGGCCGCTGCTGATGGCTGCCACCGCCGTGGCCGTCCTTCCCGCCATCGCGGTCTTCATCGCCCTGCAGCGCTTCTTCCTGCGAGGCCTGATGGAGGGCGCCGTAAAGGGCTAG
- a CDS encoding sugar ABC transporter permease, with product MGVESLPAGPSKGHPLRHEANWAWLFIMPALAVIGVFSLLPTVGSFAISFTSWDLLGTPRWVGMDNYQALLQDPLFYKVVGNTLWFVVLYVVLDMVIALALAVALNQKIRGLAIFRTAYFLPVVTSMVAVSIVWEWIYDPGFGILNVVIGWFGAEKVHWLSDPRFALPCLVVMSVWKSLGYTMILFLAGLQAIPPEYTEAAAVDGASGVTRFFRITMPLLGPTLLLVGIMATIRAFQTFDSVYLMTQGGPRRATTVVVYWLFQNAFTYFKLGKASALAYMLFAVLLALTLMQWSLRKRWVHQEEGT from the coding sequence ATGGGCGTCGAAAGTCTGCCGGCCGGCCCCTCCAAGGGCCACCCCCTCCGCCACGAGGCCAACTGGGCGTGGCTGTTCATCATGCCGGCGCTCGCGGTCATCGGCGTCTTCTCGCTGCTCCCCACGGTCGGCTCGTTCGCCATCAGCTTCACGTCGTGGGATCTGCTCGGTACCCCGCGGTGGGTCGGGATGGACAACTACCAGGCCCTGCTGCAGGACCCGCTGTTTTACAAGGTCGTCGGCAACACGCTGTGGTTCGTGGTGCTGTACGTCGTGCTGGACATGGTGATCGCCCTGGCCCTGGCGGTGGCCCTCAACCAGAAGATCCGCGGCCTGGCGATCTTCCGCACCGCCTACTTCCTGCCGGTGGTCACCTCGATGGTGGCCGTGAGCATCGTCTGGGAGTGGATCTACGACCCGGGCTTCGGCATCCTCAACGTGGTGATCGGCTGGTTCGGCGCCGAGAAGGTCCACTGGCTGTCGGATCCGCGCTTCGCCCTGCCGTGCCTGGTCGTCATGAGCGTTTGGAAGAGCCTGGGCTACACCATGATCCTCTTCCTGGCCGGATTGCAGGCCATTCCGCCCGAGTACACCGAGGCCGCGGCGGTGGACGGCGCCTCGGGTGTCACGCGCTTCTTCCGCATCACCATGCCCCTGCTGGGCCCCACGCTGCTGCTGGTGGGCATCATGGCCACCATCCGGGCGTTCCAGACCTTCGACTCGGTCTACCTGATGACGCAGGGCGGCCCGCGCCGCGCCACCACCGTGGTGGTCTACTGGCTGTTCCAGAACGCCTTCACCTACTTCAAGCTCGGCAAGGCCTCGGCCCTGGCCTACATGCTCTTCGCCGTGCTCCTGGCGCTGACGTTGATGCAGTGGTCGCTGCGCAAGCGATGGGTGCACCAGGAGGAGGGGACGTAG
- a CDS encoding universal stress protein, giving the protein MTLVPLYVIVNDMKVLLAIDGSAISKVAMRRLPDLVNLAGASVVVLTIAPNPVMPDVTGMMGPPYVDFTLLAQQVKAEAEQHLAEADEYLRGRGLEAKLVFRQGDPGGEILDFIRQEGIELAVLGSHGRTGFRKLLLGSVSSRVVNEAPCPVLVVKDSSLKEE; this is encoded by the coding sequence TTGACCCTCGTGCCCCTCTACGTGATAGTGAACGACATGAAGGTGCTGCTGGCGATCGACGGGTCGGCGATCTCCAAGGTGGCGATGCGCCGGCTCCCGGACCTCGTGAACCTGGCCGGGGCGTCCGTCGTGGTCCTCACGATCGCTCCCAATCCGGTCATGCCCGACGTGACCGGCATGATGGGCCCGCCGTACGTCGACTTCACCCTGCTGGCGCAGCAGGTCAAGGCCGAGGCCGAGCAGCACCTGGCGGAGGCCGACGAGTACCTGCGCGGACGGGGACTGGAGGCGAAACTCGTGTTCCGGCAAGGCGATCCCGGCGGCGAGATCCTGGATTTCATACGCCAGGAGGGGATCGAACTGGCCGTGCTCGGCTCGCACGGGCGCACCGGCTTCCGGAAGCTCCTGCTGGGCAGCGTGTCCAGCCGCGTCGTCAACGAGGCGCCCTGCCCGGTGCTGGTCGTGAAGGATTCCTCGCTCAAGGAGGAGTGA
- the ribD gene encoding bifunctional diaminohydroxyphosphoribosylaminopyrimidine deaminase/5-amino-6-(5-phosphoribosylamino)uracil reductase RibD, whose protein sequence is MSTVSTPAGTTDTAFMRRAIELSEFGRGWTSPGPMAGAVVVKDGEVVGEGFYQGGGSPHAEPCALGAAAERAQGATLYVTIEPCFSRTRESCISRIAESGVARVVIGAEDPNPVAAGKGVAALRERGVEVHVGVEEQVIRRGNEASYKFLATRRPFVALFGTMSFDGRVATSIGEKPEAPRSAVDLLRASHDAVLVGVSTVVQDDPEITTHLERARNPLCIVVDGMARTPVSARILGNKGAGARPQALVVTTRFAPDDKLRELKAAGAEVLVAPEEGDPLAANIDLNRLLTLLGKREVASVLIEGGGTLSDAALAAGLIDKIYLYVHPAILGGASAPGLVGGLGASFVEEAPAVSRLGCRPCGEGLLLEGYLGAT, encoded by the coding sequence ATGAGCACCGTTTCGACTCCCGCCGGCACCACCGACACCGCCTTCATGCGGCGCGCCATCGAACTTTCCGAATTCGGGCGCGGTTGGACCAGTCCCGGTCCCATGGCCGGCGCGGTGGTGGTCAAGGACGGCGAGGTCGTCGGCGAGGGCTTCTACCAGGGCGGCGGCAGTCCCCACGCCGAACCGTGCGCGCTGGGCGCCGCCGCCGAACGCGCCCAGGGAGCCACGCTCTACGTCACCATCGAGCCCTGCTTCTCCCGGACCCGGGAATCCTGCATATCGCGCATCGCCGAGTCCGGCGTCGCCCGCGTGGTGATCGGCGCCGAGGATCCCAATCCCGTGGCCGCCGGCAAGGGCGTCGCGGCCCTGCGGGAGCGCGGCGTCGAGGTGCACGTCGGCGTCGAGGAGCAGGTCATCCGCCGCGGCAACGAGGCGTCCTACAAGTTTCTCGCGACGCGGCGGCCGTTCGTGGCCCTGTTCGGCACGATGAGCTTCGACGGCCGGGTGGCCACGTCCATCGGCGAGAAGCCGGAGGCGCCTCGCAGTGCCGTGGACCTGCTGCGAGCGTCGCACGACGCCGTGCTGGTCGGCGTGAGCACCGTCGTGCAGGACGATCCCGAGATCACCACCCATCTGGAGCGCGCCCGCAACCCCCTGTGCATCGTCGTGGACGGCATGGCCCGCACGCCCGTTTCGGCGCGGATCCTGGGCAACAAGGGCGCGGGCGCCCGCCCGCAGGCGCTGGTCGTGACGACGCGTTTCGCGCCGGACGACAAGCTGCGCGAGCTCAAGGCCGCCGGGGCGGAGGTGCTCGTGGCGCCCGAGGAGGGCGATCCTCTCGCCGCCAACATCGATCTCAATCGCCTCCTCACGCTCCTTGGCAAGCGCGAGGTGGCCTCGGTGCTGATCGAGGGTGGCGGCACGCTCAGCGACGCGGCCCTCGCTGCCGGCCTCATCGACAAGATCTACCTCTACGTCCACCCGGCCATTCTCGGCGGCGCCTCCGCTCCGGGCCTCGTGGGCGGCCTCGGCGCGTCGTTCGTCGAGGAAGCGCCCGCCGTCTCCAGGCTCGGCTGCCGGCCCTGCGGCGAAGGGTTGCTGCTGGAAGGCTACCTGGGCGCCACGTAG